The genomic segment AAAATCGCAGATTCGGCGCTGCGGAAACTCGATGTGGACGGAAACGGGCTGGACGGTATGGACCGGCGTTATCTGACCTGTATCATTGAAAATTACGGGGGTGGCCCTGTGGGTGTGGAAACGATCGCGGCTGTCTTATCCGAGGAGCGCGATGTGATCGAAGATGTGATCGAGCCTTATTTGATGCAGCAGGGGCTAGTGCAACGCACCCCGCGCGGGCGGGTCATTTCCAAAAAAGGATATAAATATTTTGGACTTTCCCCCAAGACGGACGATACGCCGGAGCTGTTTGAAGAATGAAACATAACTGTGATTTCCGGGTCTATTACGAAGATACCGATGCGGGCGGGATCATGTATCACGCCAGCTTTATCCGCTTTTGCGAACGGGGGCGGACGGAGTTCCTGCGCAATCTGGGGTTAAGCTGTTCTTCCTTAAGCGAAGAGGACGGTCTTTTGTTTGTGATCCGGCATCTGGAGGCGGATTATTTCAAATCTGCGAATCTGGACGATCTTTTGCGGGTTGAAAGCCGCATAAAAACGTTGAAAAATACGTCCTTTGTCATGGAACAGTCTATTTTTTGCCAGGATTCTATGCTCTTTTCGATGACGGTGACGGTTGTTTGCGTGGATAAGACATCAAAACCCGTTCGTATTCCCGAAAAAGTACGGGAGAAATTTGAAGCCTATCAGGAGTAAATAAACATGGACGAAACATCCAGAGCCGTTGACGCAAGCGCAGTCGGGGAGTCTTTTTCCGGCGATTTGAGTATGATCGGCCTGTTCATGCAGGCGGATCTTATTGTGAAGATCGTTATGATGATTCTCATCTTTTCGTCCGTGTGGTGCTGGGCCATTATTTTTGAAAAACGCGCGACGCTTGGAAAGCTTAATCGCCGTGCCAACAAGTTTGAAGACGCGTTCTGGTCGGGGGAGCCTTTGGACAAGCTCTACCAGCGTATAAAAAAAGGGCCGCAGGACCCGCTTCTCAAAACATTTTCTTCGGGAATGGAAGAGTGGCAAAATACGGTGGCGGGCGGCATTCCGGGAAAGGAAAGCATGCAGGCCTCCTTGCGTCAGCGGGTCGAGCGCGCGATGAGCAATATGATCAACAATGAAATGAACCGGCTGGAACGGGGGATGACGTTTCTGGCGACGGTCGGTTCCACGGCGCCTTTTATCGGCCTGTTTGGTACGGTCTGGGGGATTATGAATTCTTTTACGGCGATTGCGCAGACGAACAATACCTCTCTGGCTGTGGTGGCGCCGGGGATTGCAGAGGCCTTGTTCGCCACGGCTCTGGGGCTTGTGGCGGCCATTCCGGCCGTAGTGGCCTATAACGGTTTCAGTTCACAGCTCGGACGCTACGCTGGACGGCTGGACGGGTTTGTCTCCGAGTTTTCCGCAATTTTATCGCGGCATCTGGAATCGCAGGAAGGAAAGGGGCAAGGGCAGGACTCGAAAAAACAGGGACGCTATGGGACTTAGAATAGATTTTTCTTCCGGCTCCCGGCGCAGCGGGCGCGCCTCGCACCGCCCCATGTCGGAGATCAATGTTACGCCGCTTGTGGATGTGATGCTGGTGTTGCTGATTGTATTTATGATTGCCGCGCCGCTTTTAACCACGGGCGTCCCGATCGATCTGCCTGATTCCGGTGCCAAAGCGCTGTCCGAGGAAGACAATAAGCCGCTGGAAGTGTCTATTTCCAAAGACGCGCTGTATGTCGGGGAAACGGAAGTCAAGCGGGCGCGGCTGATAAAATTGCTCACTTCCATGACCCAGAACAATCCGGACCGCCGAATCTATATCCGCGCGGATAAGGGACTCGATTACGGGGAGGTTATGGATATTTTGGGGGCTATCAACGGGGCAGGCTTTCGAAAAGTGGCCCTTGTGTCTAATTCTTCCTCCGGTTCGACCTCAAAAAGGCCATAAAGTTCGGTAGATTTGTGTCTGTTATGAACGCTTTCGTCCATCAAACGGCCTATAGAAATTCATTCGAAATGACCCCCTTTATGTGGGGGGCGGTGGTCCTTTCGCTTTTGTTTCATCTGGGGGTTGTCACGCTCGGGGTCGTGGGGCTTCCTTATATCAAAAACCCCCGTATTTTGCCGCCCGCGCCCATCAGTGTGGACATTGTCGAGGTCAGCGAAAAAAGAACGACAAACCGGCCGCCGATCAAAGCGCCCCTGAAAAAATTGCAGGAGAAAAAAGATATCCTGCCGGAGAAGAAGGAAAAGAAACCGCCGGCGCCGCCGAAGGTCGAGGCGAAAGAGCCGCCCAAGGCCGTACCGCCGGAGCCGCCCAAAGAAAAAGCTGAAACGGTCAAGCCGAAACCAAAAGTGCCGCCGCCGCCCTCGGAAACATTGAAAGAAGTTCCGGAGAAAAAACCGCCGCCGAAGGAAGAAAAAGCGGAAGCGCAGCAAGAGGATCAATTCGCCTCCTTGCTAAAAAATTTACAGGATGGCGAAACGCAGCCGGAGGTCGAGAAAATAAACCCCGAAGCGCAGGCGCCGCAGCCCTCTCCCCTGGCGGAATTTTCCCAGCGCATGAGCATGAGCGAGGCCGATGCGCTTCGCCGGCAACTGACCCGTTGCTGGAGTATTCAGGCCGGGGCGCGTTATGCCGAAAGTCTGGTGGTTGAAATCAGGCTGACCGTCACGCCCGCAAGGCAGGTGAGCAGCGCCACAATCGTGGATCAATGGCGCTACGGGCAGGATCCGCACTTCCGCGCGGCGGCAGATAGTGCTATGCGTGCTGTCAGGAGCCCGCTGTGCAATCCGCTTGATTTGCCGCCGGACAAATACGATCTGTGGAAGGATATTGTTGTGAATTTTGATCCGAGCGAAATGTTGTAAAGAGAAAAGGATAGGAAAGAATCATGCGAAATTTTTTGGTCTTTTTGAGTATTTGTTTATGGGCCTTGCCGGCGCAGGCGCAGCTTCGCGTTGATGTGACGCGCGGGAATATTGAAAAACTTCCGATCGCAGTCAGTGATTTTTATCCTGAAAGTCCCGAATTCAACGATCTGGCGCGGGATATCCCAAAAATCATTACAAGCAATTTACGCGGCTCCGGCCTGTTTGCGCCGATCAATCAGGGCGCTTTCATTCAGGATCCTGCTTCTATTCAAAAAGACGGGCCGCGTTTTGCGGAATGGCGGGCCATTAACGGTCCGGCTCTGGTCAGCGGCTCTGTTACGCGCACGGCGGACGGGCGCACGCGGGTGGAGTTTCGCTTGTGGGATGTGTTTTCCCAAAAGCAGCTTTCCGGCATGGCTTATATGACAACGCCCAAAAACTGGCGGCGCATTGCGCATATTATCTCGGATGAAATTTACAAGCGTATTACGGGGGAAGAGGGATATTTCGACACCCGGATTGTGTATATTTCCGAATACGGCCCTGCCGACAGACGGGTCAAACGGCTCGCCATTATGGATCAGGACGGGGCCAATCACCGTTATCTAACAAACGAGGGAACGCTTGTCCTGACGCCGCGTTTTTCACCGACGGCGCAGGAGATCACCTATATGTCCTATCAGGGCGGAAAGCCGCGCGTTTACCTGTACAATATCGATACTGGTCGGCAGGAGCTTCTGGGGGATTTTCCGGGCATGACGTTCGCGCCGAGATTTTCTCCCGATGGAAACAAAGTCATCATGAGTATGTCACGTAGCGGGAACTCCGATATTTATGAAATGGATTTGCGCACCCGGAAATCCCGCCAGTTGACCAAACATAGCGCGATTGATACCGCGCCCTCTTACGCGCCCGATGCGCGCCAGATTGTGTTTGAATCGGATCGCGGCGGTGTGCAGCAGCTTTACGTGATGGGCGCTGACGGCGGGAATGTGCGCCGGATTACCTTTGGAGAGGGGCGCTACGCCAATCCTGTCTGGTCGCCGCGGGGGGATTTGATTGCCTTTACGAAGATGCTGCAGGGCCAGTTTTATATCGGCGTTATTCGTCCGGACGGTTCCGGCGAGCGTTTGATTACGCAGGCTTATCATGTGGAAGGGCCGAGCTGGTCGCCGAACGGACGTGTCCTGACTTACTTTAAGGAAATGTCCGTTTCCGGCGGGAACGGACGCAGCGCCAAGCTTTATACGGTGGACCTGACAGGCTATAACGAGCAGCAGCTTCCAACGCCAAGGGATGGATCGGATCCTGCCTGGTCGCCGCTTAACCCTTAAGTGCAGGCAAGGTCTTTAAAGGCTTCGATGATTTGCAAATAGGTGTCCCGTTTAAAGGGGACAATCAGGCCGAGGGTTTCTTCCAGCCCGACCCATTGCCAGCGTGAAAATTCAGGGTGATCGTCTGCGTCTAAAACAATATCATTGTCTATGCCTGTAAAACGCATGGCCACCCATGTCTGTTCCTGGCCTTTGTATTTTCCGTCCCAGAGATTGCCTAAAAGGTGCGGCGGAAGATCGTAGGGGATTGTTTTATCCAGAACGCGCAAAATTTCTGCCTTGTCTGTGCCGATCTCTTCCTTGATTTCACGCAGCGCGGCCAGCTTTATATCTTCGCCCGCATCAATGCCCCCTTGCGGCATTTGCCATGCGCCGGGCGTGTCGATGCGCTCGCCGACGAAGACTTTTCCGGCACTGTTAAAAAGCGCAATTCCAACGCAAGGGCGGTACGGCAATGTCATAATTTTATGCCGGCCAGGGCCGAAAGCGGCGCAAGCTGGAGGCTTTTTTCTTCCAGCGTTTCCAGCCAGTCTTTCGCCATGTCAAGCGTGAGAGGCGAAGGCTCTATAAAAAGGGCGGCGGAACCGTTTTGGAGCGCCATGCGTTCGGTCTGCGCCAGCGCTGCCTCTATTTCCTGTGGGCGGAAACCGCGTTCGATCCATAGATCCGTCTGGACAAAGGGAGAGCCGTTTTCTTTGGCCGTTTTTGCGCCGAAAAAGGGAAGGTGGGTATTTGCATTGGCAAACCCCAGTCCCCGCCCGAAAATCTGTTCGAGCAGAGACGGCGTTCCGGCGCTTTCCGCCGTAAAACGATGATCTTTCTGGGTGACGATCCCGGCATAACCGACAACGGAGGAAAGCGTTTCAAAGAGGCGCTCCTGATTTTGCGGCAGGCTGGCATTGATTAAAAGCGTGCGGGGGCCGGGATCGGGATTCGGGTAGGTTTCATTTTCCATCGGCAAGGACAGCCAGATTTCATGTCCGTCGAGCCGGGCTTTATCCCCCCATGCATTCAGGCCCTTGGCGTAAGGGTTCAGGATAAGCGTAACTTCCGGGGGAAAGTGCGTGCTGATTTTTCCCGTTAAATCTTTTGAAAGCCCGGCATCCGCGAAAGCGACGGCAATCAGGGGACGCTCCATGACGCGTTCGAAGGGTCTTTTATAGGCTTCGAAAGGGGTAACGCCGTCCTCCAGACGGGCAATCGGAAGCCTGCCTTCAGCGCCGGATTCATAAAGACCGGGAAGGGGCGCTGGGGCCAAAGCGGTATCCGGGCGGCCTTGCGGTGTGGATTCATGGGAAGGTTCTTCCTGAGATATTTCCTCTTCATCCTGAGAAGGCGGGGAAACGGGGTGCTCAGGCGCGCTCTTGCGCTCGATCAAAACCGTTTTTGAAGGAAGCCTTTCCTGCAGCCTTTCTTGCGTATCTTCGGCCCGCAGCCACATCCACCCCGTGAGCAACAGGAGGATAACGCCCGCCGCGCCAAGCCCCTGAAGAAAAGACGAGACAGAAAAAGGAAATGTTTTTTTGTTCTCCATGCCGGTCCGTTGTGGTTTTTCTGCAGGCATAATTCCCTATTTTACACCCTGGACTCTCTCTCCATACATCAGGATCCCGCGGAGCAAGTCGACGGCGCGCAGGAGTTGATAGTCCTCGTTTGTGTCTTTGGCGTCTTTGTCTTCGTCGGTTTTGTCTTTAGAGGAGCCTTTCTGGCCTTTTATCTTTTCGGAAAGCGGGACTTTCTTTTCCTTGTTTTTGTCCGTCTCTTTTTTGTTTCCGTTGTCCAGCGCCCCGCGGAGGTCGCCTTCCCGCATGCGTTCCACTTCCAGGGCCTCTATTTTTGAAGGCTCCACGGTGATATCCGGCTCAATGCCTTTGGCCTGAATGGAGCGGCCGGAAGGCGTGTAATACCGCGCCGTTGTCAGGCGGAGGGCTCCGTGGCCGGGCAGGGGGATAATGGTTTGAACGGAACCCTTTCCAAAGGATGTCGTTCCCATAACGATCGCACGGCGGTGATCCTGCAGGGCGCCTGCCACGATTTCCGAGGCCGAAGCGGAGCCGCCATTGATAAGAACAACCATCGGTTTCCCGTTGATAAGGT from the Rhodospirillales bacterium genome contains:
- the ybgC gene encoding tol-pal system-associated acyl-CoA thioesterase; the encoded protein is MKHNCDFRVYYEDTDAGGIMYHASFIRFCERGRTEFLRNLGLSCSSLSEEDGLLFVIRHLEADYFKSANLDDLLRVESRIKTLKNTSFVMEQSIFCQDSMLFSMTVTVVCVDKTSKPVRIPEKVREKFEAYQE
- the tolQ gene encoding protein TolQ; its protein translation is MDETSRAVDASAVGESFSGDLSMIGLFMQADLIVKIVMMILIFSSVWCWAIIFEKRATLGKLNRRANKFEDAFWSGEPLDKLYQRIKKGPQDPLLKTFSSGMEEWQNTVAGGIPGKESMQASLRQRVERAMSNMINNEMNRLERGMTFLATVGSTAPFIGLFGTVWGIMNSFTAIAQTNNTSLAVVAPGIAEALFATALGLVAAIPAVVAYNGFSSQLGRYAGRLDGFVSEFSAILSRHLESQEGKGQGQDSKKQGRYGT
- the tolR gene encoding protein TolR, which codes for MGLRIDFSSGSRRSGRASHRPMSEINVTPLVDVMLVLLIVFMIAAPLLTTGVPIDLPDSGAKALSEEDNKPLEVSISKDALYVGETEVKRARLIKLLTSMTQNNPDRRIYIRADKGLDYGEVMDILGAINGAGFRKVALVSNSSSGSTSKRP
- a CDS encoding energy transducer TonB, which translates into the protein MNAFVHQTAYRNSFEMTPFMWGAVVLSLLFHLGVVTLGVVGLPYIKNPRILPPAPISVDIVEVSEKRTTNRPPIKAPLKKLQEKKDILPEKKEKKPPAPPKVEAKEPPKAVPPEPPKEKAETVKPKPKVPPPPSETLKEVPEKKPPPKEEKAEAQQEDQFASLLKNLQDGETQPEVEKINPEAQAPQPSPLAEFSQRMSMSEADALRRQLTRCWSIQAGARYAESLVVEIRLTVTPARQVSSATIVDQWRYGQDPHFRAAADSAMRAVRSPLCNPLDLPPDKYDLWKDIVVNFDPSEML
- the tolB gene encoding Tol-Pal system protein TolB; this encodes MRNFLVFLSICLWALPAQAQLRVDVTRGNIEKLPIAVSDFYPESPEFNDLARDIPKIITSNLRGSGLFAPINQGAFIQDPASIQKDGPRFAEWRAINGPALVSGSVTRTADGRTRVEFRLWDVFSQKQLSGMAYMTTPKNWRRIAHIISDEIYKRITGEEGYFDTRIVYISEYGPADRRVKRLAIMDQDGANHRYLTNEGTLVLTPRFSPTAQEITYMSYQGGKPRVYLYNIDTGRQELLGDFPGMTFAPRFSPDGNKVIMSMSRSGNSDIYEMDLRTRKSRQLTKHSAIDTAPSYAPDARQIVFESDRGGVQQLYVMGADGGNVRRITFGEGRYANPVWSPRGDLIAFTKMLQGQFYIGVIRPDGSGERLITQAYHVEGPSWSPNGRVLTYFKEMSVSGGNGRSAKLYTVDLTGYNEQQLPTPRDGSDPAWSPLNP
- a CDS encoding RNA pyrophosphohydrolase translates to MTLPYRPCVGIALFNSAGKVFVGERIDTPGAWQMPQGGIDAGEDIKLAALREIKEEIGTDKAEILRVLDKTIPYDLPPHLLGNLWDGKYKGQEQTWVAMRFTGIDNDIVLDADDHPEFSRWQWVGLEETLGLIVPFKRDTYLQIIEAFKDLACT
- a CDS encoding divergent polysaccharide deacetylase family protein → MENKKTFPFSVSSFLQGLGAAGVILLLLTGWMWLRAEDTQERLQERLPSKTVLIERKSAPEHPVSPPSQDEEEISQEEPSHESTPQGRPDTALAPAPLPGLYESGAEGRLPIARLEDGVTPFEAYKRPFERVMERPLIAVAFADAGLSKDLTGKISTHFPPEVTLILNPYAKGLNAWGDKARLDGHEIWLSLPMENETYPNPDPGPRTLLINASLPQNQERLFETLSSVVGYAGIVTQKDHRFTAESAGTPSLLEQIFGRGLGFANANTHLPFFGAKTAKENGSPFVQTDLWIERGFRPQEIEAALAQTERMALQNGSAALFIEPSPLTLDMAKDWLETLEEKSLQLAPLSALAGIKL